One stretch of Rhipicephalus sanguineus isolate Rsan-2018 chromosome 10, BIME_Rsan_1.4, whole genome shotgun sequence DNA includes these proteins:
- the LOC119372047 gene encoding neprilysin-1 — protein MHREGRNEDEEAARAVAASLRVTRPSFRRRQPPEQRAAVQPGSMANVRCSSGRAAALATVVTLGLVTAVALHKLSKANQEDPAQSRAWNRTSPKQPRLLEIRGTTKGPAQQRTITGRAAAAAAATAAPAAAAMAPMIRGDWYPQSPGGARYRGRSQASLVCSREVCERQDAYVHARLDQQQEPCENFYAFVCSRSWAVRNAKPDDAPYRSQTTAKLMYDLPKTLKQYFELKQKTYYEFPGSFISQALFFIPNCTSIYSRNGMGWDPWQELLGKLGLQGWPFPNVSPEWNVSGTAGFVDGTLGIFPFTEVRVVNEYAHDYSVQLDVPRTILRRHQLRYTNDNLFNYSQVVARALSILNVMENVELLAENIVILEMRLEEAVEMKTFVPPLARKRSLASLPQSQKWSWRDYVDVIFRYPLNKVDVVDTLAPEYLNDVADIMDNTSYTTLANYIGYRTMVHLSPMLPDEAEFLVPLSRDKLVVGVGERFQACVHLLEDLFPFGMRMFTLMTLGGDNPLKYSSALDNQVEHMFNHTQNLMANLVQNAYWLNPVERVIAKEKILNVNFDFMGNAVRDLSIPALYYDPKAPPFDGLKLLQSFYAIQANTKRTYFDPWHRTMDLDNRHHLSNLHPDIEYVHGKNNLFMPYAVVAFLRGMSHSVEPLFVPIVAQFLLKGLFFAVDDRGASIDHRNRIVDWWSKATAEKYAHIRDCFFKQYKEEMQLKLPDLDMVGDLADDIADNAAVAPLYDYYLSMLGMDTMTARRTRAPFGGFTLEQIFFVYYALSQCDHRSLAYAKRVLGFGETSPEIRVNIPLQNFAKFSEAFGCQPGNEMSPQDRCLVW, from the exons ATGCACCGTGAGGGCCGGAATGAAGACGAGGAAGCAGCGCGAGCGGTGGCTGCCTCGCTGCGCGTGACTCGACCATCGTTCAGAAGAAGACAGCCGCCGGAGCAGCGTGCAGCCGTGCAACCCGGCTCCATGGCCAATGTCCGGTGCTCCTCGGGCCGCGCGGCGGCCTTGGCGACCGTGGTCACGCTGGGCCTGGTCACCGCCGTCGCCCTACACAAGCTCTCCAAGGCGAACCAGGAAGACCCTGCCCAATCCAGAGCATG GAATCGGACGTCGCCCAAACAGCCGAGGCTTCTAGAGATACGGGGAACCACAAAGGGCCCCGCCCAACAGCGTACCATCACCGgacgcgctgccgccgccgccgccgccaccgctgctccTGCCGCTGCCGCCATGGCGCCCATGATCAGGGGCGACTGGTACCCGCAGTCGCCGGGCGGGGCCCGCTACCGTGGGCGTTCCCAagcgagtcttgtgtgcagccGCGAGGTCTGCGAACGCCAGGACGCATACGTGCACGCGAGGCTCGACCAGCAGCAGGAGCCGTGCGAGAACTTCTACGCCTTCGTCTGCTCGCGAAGCTGGGCCGTACGGAACGCGAAG CCTGACGACGCGCCCTACCGGTCTCAGACGACAGCTAAGCTCATGTACGACCTGCCGAAGACGCTCAAGCAGTACTTCGAGCTGAAGCAGAAGACCTACTACGAGTTCCCCGGGAGCTTCATCAGCCAGGCACTGTTCTTCATACCGAACTGCACTTCCATCTACAGTCGCAATGGTATGGGCTGGGACCCCTGGCAGGAGCTCCTCGGCAAGCTGGGTCTCCAGGGCTGGCCGTTTCCGAACGTGTCCCCCGAGTGGAACGTCTCCGGCACCGCGGGGTTCGTCGACGGCACGCTGGGGATCTTCCCGTTCACCGAAGTGAGAGTGGTGAACGAGTACGCCCACGACTACTCCGTGCAGCTGGACGTTCCGAGAACGATACTACGCCGCCACCAGCTGCGGTACACCAACGATAACCTGTTCAACTACAGCCAGGTGGTGGCCAGGGCCTTGAGCATCCTCAACGTGATGGAGAACGTTGAACTGCTCGCCGAGAACATCGTCATCCTCGAAATGAGGCTGGAAGAGGCCGTGGAAATGAAGACGTTcgtaccgccactcgctcgcAAGAGGTCTCTGGCGAGCCTGCCTCAGAGCCAGAAGTGGAGCTGGAGGGACTACGTGGACGTCATCTTCCGGTACCCACTCAACAAGGTCGACGTCGTGGATACGTTGGCCCCTGAGTACCTGAATGACGTCGCGGACATCATGGACAACACGTCTTACACGACGCTGGCCAACTACATCGGCTACAGGACCATGGTCCACCTGTCCCCGATGCTGCCGGACGAAGCGGAGTTCCTCGTGCCGCTGAGCCGGGACAAGCTCGTCGTGGGCGTCGGCGAACGCTTCCAGGCGTGTGTCCACCTGCTTGAAGACCTGTTCCCATTCGGCATGCGCATGTTCACCCTCATGACGCTGGGCGGCGACAACCCGCTCAAGTACTCGAGCGCCCTAGACAACCAGGTGGAGCACATGTTCAACCACACGCAGAACCTCATGGCCAACTTGGTTCAGAACGCCTACTGGCTCAATCCCGTGGAAAGGGTAATCGCCAAGGAGAAGATACTCAACGTCAACTTCGACTTCATGGGCAACGCCGTTCGGGATCTCAGCATCCCGGCGCTGTACTACGATCCCAAGGCGCCCCCGTTCGATGGCCTGAAGCTCCTCCAGAGCTTCTACGCCATACAGGCGAACACCAAGCGGACGTACTTCGACCCTTGGCACCGGACCATGGACCTCGACAACCGCCACCACCTGAGCAATCTGCACCCGGACATCGAGTACGTGCACGGGAAGAACAACCTGTTCATGCCCTACGCCGTGGTCGCCTTTCTAAGGGGAATGTCGCACAGTGTGGAACCCTTGTTCGTGCCGATTGTGGCGCAGTTCCTGCTCAAGGGACTGTTCTTCGCGGTGGACGACAGGGGTGCTTCGATAGACCACCGAAATAG GATCGTCGATTGGTGGAGCAAAGCTACCGCCGAGAAGTACGCCCACATCCGGGACTGCTTCTTCAAGCAGTACAAGGAGGAGATGCAGCTCAAGCTTCCGGACCTGGACATGGTGGGCGACCTGGCGGACGACATCGCCGACAACGCGGCCGTGGCCCCGCTCTACGACTACTACCTGAGCATGCTGGGCATGGACACCATGACGGCACGCAGGACAAGGGCGCCGTTCGGCGGCTTCACGCTGGAGCAGATCTTCTTCGTGTACTACGCGCTGAGCCAGTGCGACCACCGGAGCCTGGCGTACGCCAAGCGGGTGCTGGGCTTCGGGGAGACGTCGCCCGAGATCAGGGTCAACATCCCGCTGCAAAACTTCGCGAAGTTCTCGGAGGCCTTCGGCTGCCAGCCGGGAAACGAGATGAGTCCACAGGACCGCTGCCTTGTGTGGTAG